In Candidatus Binatota bacterium, a single window of DNA contains:
- a CDS encoding transporter translates to MKDKACIVGVGATGFCRGEGSGKSLHGLQLEAALAALADAGLRAGEVDGIMPFPNLGTAEGFAASLGCENLRFATTVNMGGAAPVASLGVAAAAVSSGLADYVLMPAGWNGYSGSRAGAIVQEMTASIPGGAIARDFYLPHGLVAPPQWYALIARRHMHEYGTTAEQLGAVALAMRKHAQLNPAAVMHGKSMTMEQYLASPMITDPYRLFDCCLETDGAAAFVVTSAERARDLARTPVYISGVASAQPYPADEITGREDIFRTGLTVAAPRAFEMAGVKPADADFAQVYDCFTFEVVQQLEEAGFCARGEGGAFVQEGRIELGGELPVNTHGGLLSEAHVLGMGHVVEAVRQLRGEAAGRQVADASLGVVTGWGDFGDGSIAVLRN, encoded by the coding sequence ATGAAAGACAAGGCCTGCATCGTTGGCGTGGGCGCCACCGGGTTCTGCCGCGGCGAGGGCTCGGGCAAGAGCCTGCACGGGCTGCAACTCGAGGCCGCGCTGGCCGCGCTGGCCGACGCGGGCCTGCGGGCGGGAGAGGTGGACGGTATCATGCCGTTTCCAAACCTGGGCACGGCCGAGGGTTTTGCCGCCAGCCTTGGCTGCGAGAACCTGAGGTTTGCCACCACGGTCAACATGGGCGGCGCGGCTCCGGTGGCGTCGCTGGGTGTCGCGGCCGCTGCGGTGAGCTCGGGCCTGGCCGACTACGTGCTCATGCCCGCGGGTTGGAACGGCTACTCGGGATCGCGGGCTGGCGCCATCGTGCAGGAGATGACGGCTTCGATTCCCGGCGGGGCGATCGCCCGCGACTTCTATCTGCCGCACGGGCTGGTGGCCCCTCCGCAGTGGTACGCGCTCATCGCCCGTCGCCACATGCACGAGTACGGTACCACGGCCGAGCAGCTGGGCGCGGTCGCGCTGGCCATGCGCAAGCACGCGCAGTTGAATCCCGCTGCCGTCATGCACGGCAAGTCGATGACCATGGAGCAGTACCTGGCCTCGCCGATGATCACCGATCCCTACCGCTTGTTCGACTGTTGCCTGGAGACCGACGGCGCGGCCGCCTTCGTGGTGACCTCTGCCGAGCGCGCGCGGGATCTTGCCCGCACGCCGGTTTACATAAGCGGGGTGGCCTCGGCCCAGCCCTATCCGGCCGACGAGATTACCGGCAGGGAAGATATCTTTCGCACCGGGCTCACGGTGGCCGCGCCCCGGGCCTTCGAGATGGCCGGCGTAAAACCGGCGGACGCCGACTTTGCCCAGGTGTACGACTGCTTCACCTTCGAGGTAGTCCAGCAGCTCGAAGAAGCCGGCTTCTGCGCGCGTGGCGAGGGTGGTGCTTTCGTGCAGGAGGGGCGGATAGAGCTCGGCGGCGAACTGCCCGTCAACACCCACGGTGGCCTGCTGAGCGAGGCCCACGTGCTGGGTATGGGCCACGTTGTGGAGGCCGTGCGGCAGTTGCGCGGCGAAGCAGCTGGGCGACAGGTGGCAGACGCCAGCCTGGGAGTGGTGACCGGCTGGGGCGATTTCGGCGACGGCTCTATTGCCGTGTTGAGGAACTGA
- a CDS encoding enoyl-CoA hydratase/isomerase family protein translates to MTVKLPDTFTYERHGQVAVMTINRPEAMNAFTADMLRGMDACFEDFNEDDDLRVAILTAVGDKAFSSGMDLKEAIPMLQSGDEMGYEDHTKRPFSDVFKPIICAVNGFCIAGGMEFLQGTDLRIAAEHATFGLGEVRWGIIPTGGSHIRLPVQIPWAVAMEMLLTGKPISAARAYDIGLVNKVVPADQLMDEAMELAETICRNGPLAVRTAKEIAVRALNLEPGFVMEKDLGQRVMDSDDAREGPAAFAEKRAPVFKGR, encoded by the coding sequence ATGACAGTAAAACTTCCCGACACGTTTACCTACGAAAGACACGGCCAGGTGGCCGTGATGACCATCAACCGTCCGGAGGCCATGAACGCCTTTACGGCCGACATGCTGCGCGGCATGGACGCCTGCTTTGAGGATTTCAACGAGGACGACGATCTCAGGGTGGCCATTCTTACCGCGGTAGGAGACAAGGCTTTCTCCTCGGGCATGGATCTCAAGGAAGCCATCCCGATGTTGCAGTCCGGTGACGAGATGGGTTACGAGGATCACACCAAGCGGCCGTTCTCCGACGTGTTCAAGCCCATCATCTGTGCCGTCAACGGCTTTTGCATAGCCGGCGGCATGGAGTTTCTGCAGGGTACCGATCTGCGTATCGCTGCCGAGCACGCGACCTTCGGCCTGGGTGAAGTGCGCTGGGGAATAATTCCGACCGGCGGTTCGCACATAAGACTTCCCGTGCAGATCCCCTGGGCAGTGGCCATGGAGATGCTGCTTACGGGCAAGCCCATAAGCGCCGCCCGTGCCTACGACATAGGGCTGGTCAACAAGGTTGTACCTGCCGACCAGCTCATGGACGAAGCCATGGAACTGGCCGAGACCATTTGTAGAAACGGTCCCCTGGCCGTGCGCACAGCGAAGGAGATAGCCGTGCGTGCGCTCAACCTGGAGCCCGGCTTCGTGATGGAAAAGGATCTCGGGCAGCGCGTGATGGACAGCGACGACGCGCGCGAAGGTCCGGCGGCCTTCGCCGAAAAGCGCGCGCCGGTGTTCAAGGGGCGCTGA
- a CDS encoding CoA transferase, with protein sequence MQDHLKGIRVLEVAQWWFVPAAGAVLADWGADVIKIEHPVSGDGQRGLVASGLIPGDTSGVNFMMEQSNRGKRSVGLDLATERGREILYRLAKSSDVFLTNFLTPARRKLAIDLADIRAVNPDIIYVRGSGQGVRGPDAEKAGYDGTAFWSRGGVGQAITRDWMEYPVMPRAALGDSIGAMTIAGGIAAALLKRERSGEPSVVDVSLMGTAMWSLGADLVAADLTGSAMPSFDHGSSPNPVVGTYGTKDGRWIMFNYLQADRWWPDLCRRMDREDLITDERFKDAVSRYHNAEACVAELDAIFASRTLDQWREALADAEGAWAPYQTTPEVLADPQTEANGYLPEIEVNGRQVRLVANPVQFDETPPTLTRAPEHGEHTEQVLLELGMDWDEIAEGKKDGSVL encoded by the coding sequence ATGCAGGATCATCTCAAGGGTATACGCGTGCTCGAAGTAGCCCAGTGGTGGTTCGTGCCCGCCGCCGGCGCCGTGCTGGCCGACTGGGGCGCGGACGTCATCAAGATCGAGCACCCGGTGAGCGGCGACGGGCAGCGCGGGCTTGTGGCCTCGGGCCTGATACCGGGCGACACCAGCGGCGTTAACTTCATGATGGAGCAGTCCAACCGCGGCAAGCGCAGCGTCGGACTCGACCTCGCCACCGAGCGCGGCCGCGAGATACTCTACCGCCTGGCCAAAAGCAGCGACGTGTTTCTCACCAACTTCCTCACCCCAGCGCGCCGCAAGCTGGCCATTGACCTGGCCGACATACGCGCGGTCAACCCCGACATCATCTACGTGCGTGGCAGCGGACAAGGAGTCCGCGGACCAGACGCCGAAAAGGCCGGCTACGACGGCACGGCTTTCTGGAGCCGGGGCGGCGTGGGCCAGGCCATAACGCGAGACTGGATGGAATATCCGGTGATGCCGCGCGCAGCGCTGGGCGATTCGATCGGCGCCATGACCATAGCCGGTGGCATAGCCGCGGCCCTGCTCAAGCGCGAGCGCAGCGGCGAACCCTCGGTGGTCGACGTGTCGCTGATGGGCACGGCCATGTGGTCGCTGGGCGCCGACCTCGTGGCTGCCGATCTCACCGGCAGCGCCATGCCGTCGTTTGACCACGGCAGCAGTCCCAACCCCGTTGTAGGCACTTACGGAACGAAAGACGGCCGCTGGATCATGTTCAACTACCTGCAGGCCGACCGCTGGTGGCCCGACCTCTGCCGCCGCATGGACCGCGAAGACCTCATCACCGACGAGCGTTTCAAAGACGCAGTGTCGCGCTACCACAACGCTGAAGCCTGCGTGGCCGAACTCGACGCGATCTTTGCCTCGCGCACCCTCGACCAGTGGCGCGAAGCCCTGGCCGACGCCGAGGGCGCGTGGGCACCCTACCAGACCACGCCCGAGGTGCTGGCCGACCCGCAGACCGAGGCCAACGGCTACCTGCCCGAGATCGAGGTCAACGGCCGGCAGGTGCGACTGGTGGCCAACCCGGTGCAGTTCGACGAAACCCCGCCTACGCTCACGCGCGCGCCCGAACACGGCGAGCACACCGAGCAGGTGCTGCTCGAACTGGGCATGGACTGGGATGAGATCGCCGAGGGCAAGAAAGACGGCTCGGTACTGTAG
- a CDS encoding acyl-CoA synthetase — MEFNLADLFENTVDHFGDSDYLQVDGRSCSYAEMEKRANRLAHFLIEQGVKPGDHVGIYAYNSLEWVETLWAVFKARAVWININYRYVEDELAYLFKNADLVGLVFAREFAPRVAAVIDSLPDLRFTVVVDDGSDADTALLSPPPVDYEAAMLSGSPERDFGPRSADDHYILYTGGTTGMPKGVVWRHEDVFFALGGGNDPQTGVRATHPGDMVKRAQADAGRSVQLPIAPLMHGATQWSVMGGSFLGRKVVLMARFDPAEVWRLVAEQKVDTIMITGDAMGRPLVEALEQPEVARHDSSSLFVLVSTAAVFSPTVKDAFFERFPDLIIIDSIGSSESGNNGMAMITKGNTAMKGGGPTVQAGRDATVLNPETLEPVTAGSGEVGKVARSGDIPMGYYKDPAKSAETFITGADGRRYSMPGDWATLEEDGTITLLGRGSVSINSGGEKIYPEEVEAAIKAHPDAFDCVVVGVPDERWGNRVAAVVQARENRELTLESLQEHCRTRIAGYKLPRELHLVDTVERAPSGKPDYRWALRVATGETGD; from the coding sequence GTGGAATTCAACCTGGCCGATCTTTTTGAGAACACAGTCGACCACTTCGGCGACAGCGACTACCTGCAGGTAGACGGCCGCAGTTGCAGCTACGCCGAGATGGAGAAGCGGGCTAACCGCCTGGCGCACTTCCTCATCGAGCAGGGAGTAAAGCCCGGCGACCACGTGGGCATATACGCCTACAACTCGTTGGAGTGGGTCGAAACCCTGTGGGCGGTGTTCAAGGCCCGCGCGGTGTGGATCAACATCAACTACCGCTACGTCGAAGACGAGCTGGCCTACCTGTTCAAGAACGCCGATCTCGTGGGACTTGTGTTCGCGCGCGAGTTTGCGCCCAGGGTAGCGGCCGTAATCGACTCGCTGCCCGACCTGCGATTCACGGTCGTTGTCGACGACGGCTCCGACGCCGACACCGCGCTGCTGTCGCCTCCCCCGGTGGACTACGAAGCCGCCATGCTCAGCGGTTCGCCCGAACGCGACTTCGGCCCGAGGTCGGCCGACGATCACTATATTCTTTACACCGGCGGCACCACGGGAATGCCCAAGGGCGTGGTGTGGCGACACGAGGACGTGTTCTTCGCACTGGGCGGCGGCAACGATCCACAGACCGGCGTACGCGCCACCCACCCGGGCGACATGGTCAAGCGCGCCCAGGCCGACGCCGGCCGCTCGGTGCAACTGCCCATCGCGCCGCTCATGCACGGGGCCACGCAATGGTCGGTCATGGGGGGGTCCTTCCTGGGCCGCAAGGTGGTGCTGATGGCACGCTTCGACCCGGCCGAGGTCTGGCGACTGGTGGCCGAGCAGAAGGTGGACACCATCATGATCACCGGCGACGCCATGGGCCGCCCGCTGGTCGAAGCGCTCGAGCAGCCCGAGGTCGCCCGCCACGACAGTTCGTCGCTGTTCGTGCTGGTGAGCACCGCCGCGGTGTTTTCGCCCACGGTGAAGGACGCGTTCTTCGAACGCTTTCCTGACCTCATAATCATAGACAGCATCGGCTCGTCCGAATCAGGTAACAACGGCATGGCCATGATCACCAAGGGCAATACCGCCATGAAGGGCGGCGGCCCCACCGTGCAGGCCGGCCGCGACGCGACCGTGCTCAACCCCGAAACGCTCGAGCCGGTGACGGCGGGTTCGGGAGAGGTCGGCAAGGTAGCGCGCAGCGGCGACATCCCGATGGGGTACTACAAGGACCCGGCCAAGTCGGCCGAGACCTTCATCACCGGCGCCGACGGCCGGCGTTACTCAATGCCCGGCGACTGGGCCACGCTCGAAGAAGACGGAACCATCACGCTGCTCGGTAGAGGTTCGGTGTCGATCAACTCGGGTGGCGAAAAAATCTACCCCGAGGAAGTCGAGGCGGCGATCAAGGCGCACCCCGACGCTTTTGACTGCGTGGTGGTGGGCGTACCCGATGAACGCTGGGGCAACCGCGTGGCCGCGGTCGTCCAAGCCCGCGAAAATCGTGAGCTCACCCTCGAGTCGCTGCAGGAGCACTGTCGCACCCGCATCGCCGGCTACAAGCTGCCGCGCGAACTGCACCTGGTGGACACCGTGGAGCGGGCGCCCAGCGGCAAACCCGACTACCGCTGGGCTCTGCGCGTAGCCACCGGCGAAACAGGGGACTGA
- a CDS encoding YjbQ family protein yields MPAVVLNISTNAHKECLDLTGAVRQAVRDSGVTDGLCHVMVLGATAAVIVNENDDPNIGVDLLRALDTAVPEHDNWLHDRVDNNAQSHILASMLGPSETVPVVDGELLLGTWQALMLVELDGPRQLRRVSVQLIAGQ; encoded by the coding sequence ATGCCCGCAGTCGTACTCAACATCTCGACTAACGCCCACAAGGAATGCCTCGACCTCACCGGCGCGGTGCGGCAGGCGGTGCGCGACAGCGGGGTAACCGACGGGCTGTGCCACGTGATGGTGCTGGGCGCCACGGCGGCCGTCATCGTCAACGAAAACGACGACCCCAACATCGGCGTCGACCTGTTGCGCGCACTCGACACCGCCGTGCCCGAGCACGACAACTGGCTGCACGACCGCGTAGACAACAACGCCCAGTCTCACATCCTCGCCTCGATGCTGGGCCCATCCGAAACCGTGCCGGTCGTAGACGGCGAGCTGCTGCTCGGCACCTGGCAGGCCCTGATGCTGGTGGAACTGGACGGCCCGAGGCAACTGCGCCGCGTGTCGGTGCAACTGATCGCGGGACAGTGA
- a CDS encoding glycosyltransferase — MSGRILHLLSQRPLLTGSGITLDALVSNATAAGWKQRVLVGVPGDRIPAGVGGLPDDDVACVTFQAVDGQAAGAAVAPDTTDLDFALPGMSDVMPYASSRFSELAPEQLVAYRAAWREAIRKQLEDFSPDLVHAHHAWVVASLVKDVAPRLPVVMHAHGTCLRQMSLCPGLADSLRSSLARNERLLVLQQQQSGEYQRALGFAPGRVGVVGAGYNDDLFNMRGREPDPGPVLLYAGKLAAAKGLPQLLDSVELLAARVPGLLLHVAGGGQGAEADALRQRMKEMSPLVSFHGRLDQAELAALMRRAAVFVLPSFYEGLPLVLAEALACGCRLVATDLPGLREAMAARLGEALSLLPAPAMKAVDTPREDALPAFVRALTDTLEAGLAAGALKPETLADSLESFSWKAVFERVQSVWIEASEAAGR, encoded by the coding sequence ATGTCCGGACGGATACTTCACCTGCTCTCGCAGAGGCCCCTGCTCACCGGTAGTGGCATCACCCTTGACGCCCTGGTCTCCAACGCGACCGCGGCCGGCTGGAAGCAACGCGTGCTCGTGGGCGTGCCCGGCGATCGCATTCCGGCTGGCGTCGGCGGCCTGCCGGACGACGACGTGGCCTGCGTGACCTTTCAAGCGGTGGATGGGCAGGCGGCAGGCGCGGCCGTCGCCCCCGACACGACCGATCTCGACTTCGCCCTGCCTGGCATGAGCGACGTGATGCCCTACGCGAGCTCGCGCTTCAGCGAACTCGCACCCGAGCAGCTGGTTGCTTACCGCGCTGCCTGGCGTGAGGCCATACGAAAGCAGCTGGAGGATTTCAGCCCCGACCTCGTGCACGCGCACCACGCCTGGGTAGTGGCGTCGCTGGTCAAGGACGTCGCGCCTCGCTTGCCCGTGGTCATGCACGCGCACGGCACCTGTCTCAGGCAGATGTCGCTCTGTCCCGGCCTGGCCGATTCCTTGCGTAGCAGCCTCGCGCGCAACGAGCGACTGCTGGTGCTGCAGCAGCAGCAGTCGGGGGAGTACCAGCGCGCGCTGGGCTTTGCGCCCGGGCGCGTAGGGGTGGTCGGTGCGGGTTACAACGACGACCTGTTTAATATGCGGGGGCGTGAGCCCGACCCCGGCCCGGTGTTGTTGTACGCCGGCAAACTGGCCGCGGCCAAGGGGCTGCCGCAGTTGCTCGACTCGGTAGAGTTGCTGGCCGCGCGTGTGCCGGGCCTGCTGCTGCACGTGGCCGGCGGCGGCCAGGGTGCTGAGGCCGATGCGCTGCGGCAGCGTATGAAAGAAATGTCGCCGCTGGTGAGTTTTCATGGTCGCCTTGATCAGGCCGAGCTGGCCGCGCTCATGCGGCGGGCGGCGGTGTTCGTGCTGCCGTCGTTCTACGAGGGGCTGCCCCTGGTGCTGGCCGAGGCGCTTGCCTGTGGCTGCCGCCTGGTCGCCACCGACCTGCCGGGCTTGCGCGAAGCCATGGCCGCAAGGCTGGGCGAGGCCCTGTCGCTGCTGCCGGCCCCGGCCATGAAGGCGGTCGACACGCCGCGCGAAGACGCCCTGCCGGCCTTCGTACGGGCGCTCACCGACACGCTGGAAGCGGGATTGGCCGCCGGCGCTCTCAAGCCCGAAACGCTGGCCGACAGCCTGGAGTCGTTCTCCTGGAAGGCAGTGTTTGAGCGGGTGCAGTCGGTCTGGATCGAAGCGAGCGAGGCGGCCGGGCGCTAG
- a CDS encoding glutamine--tRNA ligase/YqeY domain fusion protein produces the protein MGSSEDKADKPRDFVRKLIDKDLAEGRHDEIVTRFPPEPNGYLHIGHAKSICLNFGVAGEFGGRCHLRFDDTNPSAEDTEYVDSIKADIAWLGFDWGQHLYFASDYYQRLYDCAEELVRRGRAYVCELSAEQVREQRGTLTRPGSDSPWRERSAEESLDLFRRMRAGEFEAGSHTLRARIDMASPRIVMRDPVLYRIQRATHHRTGDDWCVYPMYDLAHCLSDSFEGITHSLCTLEFADNKALYDWVLDALDSECHPQQIEFARLNLTHTVMSKRVLRGLVEEGKVSGWDDPRMPTLSGMRRRGYPPAAIRNFCLGVGVTRSDNTVQYEQLEHELRQELNSSATRLMGVLDPLKLTITNWPEGKVEQLTAINNPEDESAGTRKVPFSGSLYVEREDFMEDPPRKFFRLSPGREVRLRYAYFVTCNEVVKNDEGEVIELLCSYDPATRGGDSPDGRKVKATLHWVSAEQSVPARVRLYDRLFTAENPLAEVADSGKDGNNIGDAINPDSLLELSQSRLEPSAADLKAGVTCQFERKGYFCLDPDSTADLPVFNRTVTLRDAWARLRK, from the coding sequence ATGGGTAGCAGCGAAGACAAGGCCGATAAGCCGCGCGACTTTGTCCGCAAGCTCATAGACAAGGATCTCGCCGAAGGCAGGCACGACGAAATCGTCACGCGTTTTCCGCCCGAACCAAACGGCTATCTCCACATCGGCCACGCGAAATCCATCTGCCTCAATTTCGGCGTGGCCGGCGAGTTCGGTGGCCGTTGCCATCTCAGATTCGACGACACCAACCCGAGTGCCGAAGACACGGAGTACGTTGATTCCATCAAGGCCGACATCGCCTGGCTGGGCTTCGACTGGGGCCAACACCTGTACTTTGCCTCGGACTACTACCAGCGCCTGTACGACTGCGCCGAGGAGCTCGTGCGCCGAGGCCGAGCCTACGTGTGCGAGCTGTCGGCCGAGCAGGTAAGAGAGCAGCGCGGCACGCTCACCCGTCCGGGTAGTGACAGTCCCTGGCGCGAGCGCTCGGCCGAAGAAAGCCTCGACCTTTTCCGACGCATGCGTGCAGGCGAATTCGAAGCGGGCAGCCACACTCTCCGAGCACGCATCGACATGGCCAGCCCGCGCATCGTCATGCGCGACCCGGTGCTCTACCGAATACAGCGCGCCACCCACCACCGCACCGGCGACGACTGGTGCGTGTACCCCATGTACGACCTCGCCCACTGCCTGAGCGACTCCTTTGAAGGCATCACCCACTCGCTGTGCACGCTCGAATTTGCCGACAACAAGGCGCTGTACGACTGGGTGCTCGACGCTCTTGACAGCGAGTGTCACCCGCAGCAGATCGAGTTTGCGCGCCTCAACCTGACCCACACCGTGATGAGCAAGCGCGTGCTGCGCGGCTTGGTAGAAGAGGGCAAGGTGTCGGGCTGGGACGACCCTCGCATGCCCACGCTTTCGGGCATGCGCAGGCGCGGCTACCCGCCGGCGGCCATACGTAACTTCTGCCTCGGCGTTGGAGTGACCCGCAGCGACAACACGGTGCAGTACGAGCAACTCGAGCACGAGCTGCGGCAGGAGCTCAACAGCAGCGCTACTCGACTGATGGGCGTGCTCGACCCCTTGAAGCTCACTATCACCAACTGGCCCGAGGGTAAGGTCGAGCAACTCACGGCCATCAACAACCCCGAGGACGAGTCGGCCGGTACGCGCAAGGTGCCCTTCAGCGGCAGCCTCTACGTCGAACGCGAGGACTTCATGGAAGACCCGCCGCGCAAGTTTTTTCGCCTCTCGCCCGGCCGCGAAGTACGCCTTCGCTACGCCTACTTTGTTACTTGCAACGAGGTCGTCAAGAACGACGAGGGCGAGGTCATCGAGTTGCTGTGCAGCTACGACCCGGCTACCAGGGGCGGCGATTCGCCCGATGGCCGCAAGGTGAAGGCCACCCTGCACTGGGTGTCAGCCGAGCAGTCGGTGCCGGCCCGAGTGCGCCTGTACGACCGGCTGTTCACGGCCGAAAACCCGTTGGCTGAAGTCGCTGACAGCGGCAAAGACGGCAACAACATTGGCGACGCCATCAACCCCGACTCGCTGCTGGAACTCAGCCAAAGCCGATTGGAACCATCGGCCGCCGACCTCAAAGCCGGCGTGACCTGCCAGTTCGAGCGCAAGGGTTACTTCTGCCTCGACCCCGACTCCACGGCAGACCTGCCGGTGTTCAACCGCACGGTCACCCTGCGCGACGCCTGGGCCCGCCTGCGCAAGTAG
- a CDS encoding DNA-binding protein: MTDAGKKKAVGLPLPLMQGLHGEFYGHCAAGRLSFQRCSDCGRWRHVPREICPACSSWNWSWEQSSGRGTVYTYTIAERPMHPAFAERCPYAVVVVEMEEGVRLLSRVVDCPPSELEIGAAVKVDFEDVGSTAAGKVLLPVFRRG, translated from the coding sequence ATGACTGATGCTGGAAAGAAAAAGGCAGTGGGTCTGCCGCTGCCCTTGATGCAGGGATTGCACGGTGAGTTTTATGGGCACTGCGCCGCGGGCCGATTGAGTTTTCAGCGCTGCTCGGACTGCGGTCGCTGGCGCCACGTGCCGCGCGAGATATGCCCGGCCTGCAGCTCGTGGAACTGGAGCTGGGAGCAGTCGAGCGGGCGCGGCACCGTGTACACTTACACTATCGCTGAGCGCCCCATGCACCCGGCCTTCGCCGAGCGTTGCCCTTACGCCGTGGTGGTGGTCGAGATGGAAGAAGGCGTAAGATTGCTCAGCCGGGTCGTTGATTGCCCGCCCTCCGAACTCGAGATAGGCGCGGCAGTTAAAGTCGATTTCGAGGATGTTGGTTCTACCGCTGCCGGCAAAGTTCTTCTACCCGTTTTTCGACGCGGGTAA